A segment of the Brevinematia bacterium genome:
ACTTTCAATACTTGCATCAACTAAATTCTTTGTCCCTTCTATATTAGTCTTCACTAGCTCATAGGGATAGTATTCTCCAAATTCTACCCTCTTTAAAGCAGCTGAATGAATCACCAAATCTACACCTGAGGTATACCTCTTAATAGCTTCAACATCTCTTATATCCCCTAATTTAGGAACTACCTTCCTGTAATCCTTAAGATCTTCAACCAACTTTGACAGCTTATACTCATCTCTACTTAACACTCTTATCTCCTTGACAAGCTCATAAAAGTTACTAAGTATGTATTTTAGGATACCACCACCTATAGTGCCAGTAGCACCTGTGATGAGTATTACTTTATTTTCAAATAACAACCTCTCAATGAGCATCTTTACCAAACTCCGGAAGAATTATAACACCAAATTTCTTCTCATATTCAACTATATTGTTAGACAACAGACCAGCAAGCCTCTTTGCATTCCTCGGATTAAGGACTATCCTAGACACTACTCTAGGGTTTCTGTTACCAGGCATAATCCTAGCAAAGTCAAGAATAAACTCATCCTCATTGAACGAAACTATTATCAAATTTGAATAATGAGTAACTTCTAAATTCTCTGGGACTTCCAGTTGTAGCTCCTTCTTCTCCATTACTCACCCCCAACAATAACTGTCGCAAGCTCAGTCGGACGAAGATATTCTCTTGCAACTCTCTCTATATCCTCTCTTTTAATTACGGAAATTCTTTCAACATCTTTAATAAAATAGTTCTCCTTTAGCCCAAAAAGCTTCTCATACAGTAAAAACGAAGCAATGGTGGAGAAACTTTCCATACCAAGTAGTATGGAACCCTCTGAAAAGCCTTTAGCTTCCTCTAACTCTTTCTCTGTAATACCATCTCTTACTAGACTCAAAATCTCGTTCGTTATAATTTCTACAACTCTAGAGATATTCCTACCCTCGGTTTGCGTCCCAACGAAAAAATACCCGTTGAGCTTCCTATCAATATAGAAGTTACTAAACACCCCATAAGCAAGACCTTCCCTTTCTCTTATCTTCTCCATCAACCTAGAACCAAACCCACCACCCCCGAGAATAAAATTCAACACCTTCAGCTCTACTCTATTGCGATCCTTAATATTGGTTGACAAGTGTCCAACCCTTATAGTAGCCTGCTTCAACTTCTTGCTTATCCTAACCTCCCTACTTTTGGACACATTAGTAACCTCCGGTAGCGAAACTTCAGCTCTTTTCCCTTTCCACCCGGAATACTTTCTCTTTATAAACTCCACAAGTTTCCTCTTCTCCACCCTACCAACTATCACCAAAACCGCATTATCAGGTGTGTAGAAATCCCTAAAAAACTTCTCCACATCCTCAGGTTGAATAGCACTTATACCACTTTCCTCTCCCTCAGGCTCTCTCCCATAAGGATGGTCACCATAAAGTTCCTTTAAAAACACTCTCCTCGTATACTCCCAGGGATCATCCTCCTTAACCTTAAGCGCAGAGATTATATTTGGCCTAACTATATTCAACACCTC
Coding sequences within it:
- a CDS encoding pitrilysin family protein, encoding MRCVFWCVLVLMILMGEIGMGGGISEVLKTLSKNRTDFSLDNGLRVVILNVSDARSVNILLGFEAGSLYESKPGLAYLTSQVLLFKNRRYGMLEIPNHVESLGGSIDTSSGHDIATIGIKCLYEDIYTSLSKLFDVLTGFEVDGEVLNIVRPNIISALKVKEDDPWEYTRRVFLKELYGDHPYGREPEGEESGISAIQPEDVEKFFRDFYTPDNAVLVIVGRVEKRKLVEFIKRKYSGWKGKRAEVSLPEVTNVSKSREVRISKKLKQATIRVGHLSTNIKDRNRVELKVLNFILGGGGFGSRLMEKIREREGLAYGVFSNFYIDRKLNGYFFVGTQTEGRNISRVVEIITNEILSLVRDGITEKELEEAKGFSEGSILLGMESFSTIASFLLYEKLFGLKENYFIKDVERISVIKREDIERVAREYLRPTELATVIVGGE
- a CDS encoding DUF3467 domain-containing protein, encoding MEKKELQLEVPENLEVTHYSNLIIVSFNEDEFILDFARIMPGNRNPRVVSRIVLNPRNAKRLAGLLSNNIVEYEKKFGVIILPEFGKDAH